One genomic window of Actinoplanes lobatus includes the following:
- a CDS encoding deoxyribonuclease IV, protein MRIGAHVDSADPLAEAAARGADAVQFFLTDPQKYNSPKPREDAERIRASEVEVFVHAPYIVNVASLNNRIRIPSRKLLMAHARAAAELGAKGLIVHGGHVGAGADLTAGFTNWRKAFEYAESEGGLPLPVLIENTAGGDNACARRFDDLARLWDEVGRFGAGFCLDTCHAFAGGEDLTGIVDRIKSITGRIDLIHANDSKGGFDSGQDRHDNIGNGKIDPELVVAAIRASGAPAIVETPGGVKGQSADIALLRERAGS, encoded by the coding sequence ATGCGCATCGGAGCCCATGTCGATTCCGCCGACCCGCTGGCCGAGGCCGCCGCCCGCGGGGCCGACGCCGTGCAGTTCTTCCTGACCGACCCGCAGAAATACAACTCGCCCAAACCACGCGAGGACGCGGAGCGGATCCGGGCTTCCGAGGTGGAGGTGTTCGTGCATGCGCCGTACATCGTGAATGTCGCCTCGCTGAACAACCGGATCCGCATCCCCAGCCGCAAACTGCTGATGGCGCACGCCCGCGCCGCCGCCGAGCTGGGCGCGAAGGGCCTGATCGTGCACGGCGGGCACGTCGGCGCGGGCGCCGATCTCACCGCCGGCTTCACGAACTGGCGAAAGGCCTTCGAGTATGCGGAGAGCGAAGGCGGCCTCCCGCTTCCGGTGCTGATCGAGAACACCGCGGGTGGGGACAACGCGTGCGCCCGCCGCTTCGACGATCTGGCCCGCCTGTGGGACGAGGTCGGCCGCTTCGGGGCCGGGTTCTGCCTGGACACCTGCCATGCGTTCGCGGGCGGGGAGGATCTGACCGGCATCGTCGACCGGATCAAGTCGATCACCGGACGGATCGACCTGATCCACGCCAACGATTCGAAGGGTGGATTCGACTCCGGCCAGGACCGCCACGACAACATCGGCAATGGGAAGATCGATCCCGAGTTGGTGGTGGCCGCGATCCGGGCTTCCGGTGCTCCCGCCATTGTGGAGACGCCGGGCGGGGTGAAGGGGCAGAGCGCCGACATCGCCCTTCTGCGGGAGCGGGCGGGCAGCTGA
- a CDS encoding glycosyltransferase family 87 protein: MSAQPPTDRPDVANATSDGFVRGLSQAIGGPLGAHAVPPGSRPGRFWTAPRIVMALACLVLALSWVQKSPCMDGNWQNNVQYTRYCYTDVLALYYAEGLNEGKVPYVDHPVEYPVVTGYFMGMLGLPVHAYGESHPNINQGSWFYNVNALVLCLFAVLSVAVVLALRRRRPWDAAILAASPIVLVTATINWDFLAIGLFALGLFLWARRRPVAAGVLFGLGAAAKLWPLFILGPILIVALRTGRLRPFISSFLATGATWLLVNLPVMVFWHESWLRFFRLNSERPVDWGTFWYIGRYLDGKWNAGTVGDQGPFQWLSDHTPTLNYLSYALFGLSCVGILLLGLLAPRRPRISQLAFLVVAAFLIFSKVWSQQYVLWLLPLIALARPKWGAVIAWTIAEIGYLAAFYAELIGAGGKTVIPEGTFVLASTLRLVTVAVLFFLVAREVWRPELDDVRRSYGGADPDAGPLDGPEASWLTAFRGYFRVGPSQEAPVLPDEPGPVVQLR; the protein is encoded by the coding sequence ATGAGCGCCCAACCGCCCACCGATCGGCCTGACGTCGCGAATGCCACCTCGGACGGTTTCGTGCGGGGACTCTCCCAAGCCATCGGCGGCCCACTCGGCGCACACGCCGTGCCACCCGGCTCCCGGCCCGGCCGGTTCTGGACCGCGCCGCGCATCGTGATGGCGCTGGCCTGCCTGGTCCTGGCGCTCTCCTGGGTGCAGAAATCGCCCTGCATGGACGGCAACTGGCAGAACAACGTCCAGTACACCCGGTACTGCTACACCGACGTGCTGGCGCTCTACTACGCCGAGGGCCTGAACGAGGGCAAGGTGCCCTACGTCGACCACCCGGTCGAGTACCCGGTGGTCACCGGCTACTTCATGGGCATGCTGGGGCTGCCGGTGCACGCGTACGGCGAGAGCCACCCGAACATCAACCAGGGCAGCTGGTTCTACAACGTCAACGCGCTGGTGCTCTGCCTGTTCGCGGTCCTCAGCGTCGCTGTGGTCCTGGCGTTGCGGCGCCGCCGGCCATGGGACGCGGCGATCCTCGCGGCCTCCCCGATCGTGCTGGTCACCGCCACGATCAACTGGGACTTCCTGGCCATCGGACTGTTCGCCCTCGGCCTGTTCCTCTGGGCGCGACGGCGTCCGGTCGCGGCCGGGGTGCTCTTCGGGCTGGGCGCGGCGGCCAAACTGTGGCCGCTGTTCATCCTCGGGCCGATCCTCATCGTGGCGCTGCGCACCGGGCGGTTGCGGCCGTTCATCAGCTCGTTCCTCGCCACGGGTGCGACCTGGCTGCTGGTCAACCTGCCGGTCATGGTCTTCTGGCACGAGAGCTGGCTGCGGTTCTTCCGGCTCAACTCGGAGCGGCCGGTCGACTGGGGCACGTTCTGGTACATCGGGCGTTACCTGGACGGGAAGTGGAACGCGGGCACGGTGGGCGACCAGGGCCCGTTCCAGTGGCTCAGCGACCACACCCCGACCCTCAACTACCTTTCGTACGCGCTTTTCGGTCTCTCCTGTGTGGGCATCCTGCTGTTGGGCCTGCTCGCTCCGCGTCGTCCGCGGATCAGCCAGCTCGCCTTCCTCGTGGTCGCCGCCTTCCTGATCTTCAGCAAGGTGTGGTCCCAGCAGTACGTGCTCTGGCTGCTTCCGCTGATCGCACTGGCCCGTCCCAAGTGGGGTGCCGTCATCGCGTGGACCATCGCCGAGATCGGCTACCTGGCCGCCTTCTACGCCGAGCTGATCGGTGCCGGCGGCAAGACCGTCATCCCGGAGGGCACCTTCGTTCTGGCCTCCACCCTGCGCCTGGTCACCGTGGCGGTGTTGTTCTTCCTGGTGGCCCGCGAGGTCTGGCGGCCGGAACTGGACGATGTCCGGCGCTCCTACGGCGGCGCGGACCCGGACGCCGGCCCGCTCGACGGTCCGGAGGCCTCCTGGCTCACCGCGTTCCGCGGCTACTTCCGGGTGGGCCCGTCCCAGGAGGCGCCGGTTCTCCCGGACGAGCCCGGCCCGGTCGTTCAGTTGAGGTAG
- a CDS encoding transglycosylase domain-containing protein translates to MGSAGAGRASVGSAPGRAPVGGRASVGAAPVGGRASVGGASIGGRASVPPGGGGPPGGGGGGSGGSGGSGGKRPRSKADKKYRRANILTAAAAVLVIMLGVGIVGGTYFFDDVKLPTPEAEAQMNIIYDATGKNVLAKEGEPRINVPYQQISDVMQKAVAAAEDKNFYTHNGIDMKGIARAAWNNFTGGDRQGASTITQQYARHVADEKEISYSRKLREAVIARKLESEYEKPEIMGMYLNYIDLGEGRYGVEAAAQGYFGKSVKTNAKNAINAYEAAVLASIIKQPYPTDTHAGYDPNYNKKDAMDRWEYTMRNMYEMGWIPKAEYEARKYPAVKPIAKASNKKSPDQKPVGMVLRHVQYELKQLGISEEALKQGGFTITTTINPKVQAAAEKAGSKLSKTSPMYALRSRKYQAAVIGIDPTNGEVLGYYGGDDPNGIDYAGYMSGDGSGVPANGGQSPGSTFKIYTLAAGLKEDISFKTIWDGTKEKVGGGKISNAGADDNSVCGGKITHCDLETATVKSYNFPFYWIAEGIGQDKVIAAANAAGVSTMWNDDGDKIDLDKTKAATWKNNFDNEVAFGQYRVLPLEHAEGVATIVNEGVHHNAHFIKTIKQRDGKTGAEKVIHSADKSGNRVFAADKMSDLLGVMSKIPEHAGNTISGRESVAKSGTWEVKVNGQNLNGDTWFVGGIPQLAATVWVGGSGNRVSLKEADGGPMFGSGTPAAIWEEFIETTAEAMKWEEKDFPERIPTGNENSEYANGVAPVEVPTTDQNSQFCQTFPDNPLCQITGGPAGPGGNNGGPNGGNNTGNGNDEDGD, encoded by the coding sequence GTGGGCTCCGCCGGTGCCGGCCGGGCATCCGTCGGCTCCGCCCCCGGCCGTGCCCCGGTCGGCGGCCGTGCCTCGGTGGGCGCCGCCCCGGTCGGCGGCCGTGCCTCGGTGGGCGGCGCGTCCATCGGTGGCCGCGCCTCCGTGCCACCGGGCGGCGGTGGGCCTCCCGGCGGCGGCGGTGGTGGATCCGGCGGCTCCGGTGGGTCCGGCGGCAAGAGGCCCCGTAGCAAGGCCGACAAGAAGTACCGGCGCGCCAACATCCTGACCGCGGCCGCCGCCGTGCTGGTCATCATGCTCGGCGTCGGCATCGTCGGTGGCACCTACTTCTTCGACGACGTCAAGCTGCCCACGCCGGAGGCGGAGGCGCAGATGAACATCATCTACGACGCCACCGGCAAGAACGTCCTCGCGAAAGAGGGCGAACCCCGGATCAACGTGCCGTACCAGCAGATCAGCGACGTCATGCAGAAAGCTGTCGCGGCCGCCGAGGACAAGAACTTCTACACGCACAACGGCATCGACATGAAGGGCATCGCCCGCGCCGCGTGGAACAACTTCACCGGCGGCGACCGGCAGGGCGCCTCGACCATCACCCAGCAGTACGCCCGGCACGTGGCTGACGAGAAGGAGATCAGCTACAGCCGCAAGCTGCGCGAGGCGGTGATCGCCCGGAAGCTCGAGTCGGAGTACGAGAAGCCCGAGATCATGGGCATGTACCTGAACTACATCGACCTCGGTGAGGGACGTTACGGCGTCGAGGCGGCGGCTCAGGGTTACTTCGGCAAGTCGGTGAAGACGAACGCCAAGAACGCGATCAACGCGTACGAGGCGGCGGTGCTCGCTTCGATCATCAAGCAGCCCTACCCGACCGACACGCACGCGGGCTACGACCCCAACTACAACAAAAAAGACGCCATGGACCGCTGGGAGTACACCATGCGGAACATGTACGAGATGGGCTGGATCCCGAAGGCCGAGTACGAGGCCCGGAAGTACCCGGCGGTCAAGCCGATCGCCAAGGCCAGTAACAAGAAGAGCCCCGATCAGAAGCCGGTCGGCATGGTTCTGCGGCACGTGCAGTACGAGCTGAAGCAGCTCGGCATCTCGGAGGAGGCGCTCAAGCAGGGCGGCTTCACGATCACCACCACGATCAACCCGAAGGTGCAGGCGGCGGCGGAGAAGGCCGGGTCGAAGCTGAGCAAGACCTCGCCGATGTACGCGCTGCGCTCGCGGAAGTACCAGGCCGCGGTGATCGGTATCGACCCGACGAACGGCGAGGTGCTCGGGTACTACGGCGGTGACGACCCGAACGGCATCGACTACGCCGGCTACATGTCCGGTGACGGCAGTGGTGTTCCGGCGAACGGTGGCCAGTCCCCGGGCTCGACCTTCAAGATCTACACCTTGGCGGCCGGCCTGAAGGAGGACATCTCCTTCAAGACGATCTGGGACGGCACCAAGGAGAAGGTCGGCGGCGGCAAGATCAGCAACGCCGGTGCGGACGACAACAGTGTCTGTGGCGGCAAGATCACGCACTGTGACCTGGAGACCGCGACCGTCAAGTCGTACAACTTCCCGTTCTACTGGATCGCGGAAGGCATCGGCCAGGACAAGGTGATCGCGGCCGCGAACGCCGCCGGTGTCAGCACCATGTGGAACGACGACGGCGACAAGATCGACCTGGACAAGACCAAGGCCGCCACGTGGAAGAACAACTTCGACAACGAGGTCGCGTTCGGCCAGTACCGGGTGCTTCCGCTGGAGCACGCCGAGGGTGTCGCCACCATCGTGAACGAGGGTGTGCACCACAACGCGCACTTCATCAAGACGATCAAGCAGCGTGACGGCAAGACCGGCGCCGAGAAGGTCATCCACAGCGCGGACAAGAGCGGAAACCGGGTCTTCGCCGCCGACAAGATGTCCGACCTGCTCGGCGTCATGTCCAAGATCCCCGAGCACGCCGGCAACACGATCAGCGGCCGTGAGTCGGTCGCCAAGAGTGGTACCTGGGAAGTCAAGGTCAACGGCCAGAACCTGAACGGTGACACCTGGTTCGTCGGTGGCATCCCGCAGCTGGCCGCGACCGTCTGGGTGGGTGGCTCCGGTAACCGTGTCTCCCTGAAAGAGGCCGACGGCGGCCCGATGTTCGGCTCCGGCACTCCGGCCGCCATCTGGGAAGAGTTCATCGAGACCACGGCCGAGGCGATGAAGTGGGAGGAGAAAGACTTCCCCGAGCGCATCCCGACCGGTAACGAGAACAGCGAGTACGCCAACGGTGTCGCCCCGGTCGAGGTGCCCACCACCGACCAGAACAGCCAGTTCTGCCAGACCTTCCCGGACAACCCGCTGTGCCAGATCACCGGCGGCCCCGCCGGCCCGGGTGGGAACAACGGTGGCCCGAACGGCGGCAACAACACCGGAAACGGAAACGACGAAGACGGCGATTGA
- a CDS encoding DUF5318 domain-containing protein, with product MRTQRQVVDYSLQKRAVLRDVRSGRIGTLEVCDASPYLRNAATYHGEPIDERCPICRRENLTLVHYVYGDELKQSAGQARKLAELPVMAMTLREFQVFVVEVCRACAWNHLVERFVLGRDGLAAEETLHSGAMVSSGGGGSHRTGDSSHNGEVRR from the coding sequence ATGCGCACGCAGCGGCAGGTCGTCGACTACTCGCTACAGAAGCGAGCAGTCCTGCGTGACGTACGGAGCGGCCGAATCGGCACGCTCGAAGTCTGCGATGCGTCTCCTTACTTGAGAAACGCGGCTACGTACCATGGTGAGCCCATCGACGAGCGTTGCCCGATCTGCCGCCGGGAAAACCTGACGCTCGTGCACTACGTCTATGGCGACGAGCTCAAGCAGTCCGCCGGGCAGGCCCGCAAACTGGCCGAACTGCCCGTCATGGCGATGACGCTGCGTGAGTTTCAGGTCTTCGTCGTGGAGGTGTGCCGCGCTTGTGCGTGGAATCACCTGGTCGAGAGGTTCGTGCTCGGTCGCGACGGCCTCGCCGCTGAGGAGACGTTGCACTCCGGCGCTATGGTCTCGTCCGGTGGTGGGGGATCCCACCGGACAGGTGACTCGTCACACAACGGGGAGGTCCGGAGATGA
- a CDS encoding PadR family transcriptional regulator: MLDMAILGLLQEAPMHGYELRKELATKLGTLRAAISYGTLYPTLKRLKLAGWIGEAEANNDIIPPMTSKRGRVVYKITAEGKEHFADLLTQAGPETYDDAGFGVHFTFFSRTDRATRLRILEGRRRRIEERREGLREVLARAADRLDAYTLELQRHGLDACEREVRWLEELITNERSGRTPAFRNRAGLAGALNPDPPETPSPQPDRP, encoded by the coding sequence ATGCTGGACATGGCGATCCTCGGCCTCTTGCAGGAGGCTCCGATGCATGGGTACGAGCTCCGCAAGGAACTCGCCACCAAGCTCGGCACACTCCGCGCCGCGATCAGTTACGGCACTCTTTACCCCACGTTGAAGCGGCTGAAGCTCGCCGGCTGGATCGGTGAGGCAGAGGCCAACAACGACATCATCCCCCCGATGACCAGCAAGCGGGGGCGGGTTGTCTACAAGATCACGGCCGAGGGCAAGGAGCATTTCGCCGATCTCCTCACCCAGGCCGGCCCGGAGACGTACGACGACGCGGGTTTCGGGGTCCACTTCACCTTCTTCTCCAGGACCGATCGCGCCACCCGGCTGCGCATCCTGGAGGGCCGCCGGCGCCGCATCGAGGAGCGCCGCGAGGGGCTGCGCGAGGTGCTCGCCCGCGCCGCCGACCGCCTCGACGCGTACACGCTCGAGTTGCAGCGGCACGGGCTGGACGCGTGCGAGCGCGAGGTCCGCTGGCTGGAGGAGCTGATCACCAACGAGCGCTCCGGCCGTACCCCCGCTTTTCGAAATCGTGCCGGTCTCGCCGGCGCTCTCAACCCCGATCCCCCGGAAACACCGAGTCCGCAACCGGACCGGCCGTGA
- a CDS encoding inositol-3-phosphate synthase, producing MGSVRVAIVGVGNCASSLVQGVEYYKNADPNDRVPGLMHVTFGDYHVSDVKFVAAFDVDAKKVGMDLSEAIVASENNTIKLTDVPPSGVSVQRGPTFDGLGTYYREIIEESSAEPVDVVQALRDAEVDVVVSYLPVGSEEADKFYAQAAIDAGCAFVNALPVFIASDPVWAKKFEDAGLPIVGDDIKSQVGATIVHRALAKLFEDRGVELLRTYQLNFGGNMDFMNMLERNRLVSKKISKTQSVTSQIPHEMSKSDVHIGPSDHVPWLDDRKWAYIRLEGRSFGDTPLNAELKLEVWDSPNSAGVIIDAVRAAKIAKDRGVGGPILSASSYFMKSPPVQYSDHDAHAAVEAFIKGDIER from the coding sequence ATGGGTTCCGTCCGCGTCGCCATCGTCGGTGTGGGTAACTGCGCCTCGTCCCTCGTGCAGGGCGTGGAGTACTACAAGAACGCCGACCCCAACGACCGCGTCCCGGGTCTCATGCACGTGACCTTCGGCGACTATCACGTATCGGACGTGAAGTTCGTCGCGGCGTTCGATGTGGACGCCAAGAAGGTCGGCATGGACCTCAGCGAGGCGATCGTCGCCAGCGAGAACAACACCATCAAGCTGACCGACGTGCCGCCGAGCGGCGTGTCCGTTCAGCGTGGTCCGACCTTCGACGGTCTCGGCACCTACTACCGCGAGATCATCGAGGAGTCCTCGGCCGAGCCGGTCGACGTCGTGCAGGCGCTGCGCGACGCCGAGGTCGACGTCGTCGTCTCCTACCTGCCGGTGGGCTCCGAGGAGGCCGACAAGTTCTACGCGCAGGCCGCGATCGACGCCGGTTGCGCGTTCGTGAACGCTCTGCCCGTCTTCATCGCCTCCGACCCGGTCTGGGCGAAGAAGTTCGAGGACGCGGGCCTGCCGATCGTCGGTGACGACATCAAGAGCCAGGTCGGCGCCACCATCGTGCACCGCGCGCTGGCGAAGCTGTTCGAAGACCGCGGCGTCGAGCTGCTGCGCACGTACCAGCTCAACTTCGGCGGCAACATGGACTTCATGAACATGCTGGAGCGCAACCGCCTGGTCTCGAAGAAGATCTCGAAGACCCAGTCGGTGACCTCGCAGATCCCGCACGAGATGTCGAAGAGCGACGTGCACATCGGCCCGTCCGACCACGTGCCGTGGCTCGACGACCGGAAGTGGGCCTACATCCGCCTGGAGGGCCGCTCCTTCGGTGACACCCCGCTGAACGCCGAGCTCAAGCTCGAGGTGTGGGACTCGCCGAACTCGGCCGGTGTGATCATCGACGCGGTCCGCGCTGCGAAGATCGCCAAGGACCGCGGCGTCGGTGGCCCGATCCTCTCGGCGTCCTCCTACTTCATGAAGTCCCCGCCGGTGCAGTACAGCGACCACGACGCCCACGCGGCCGTCGAGGCCTTCATCAAGGGCGACATCGAGCGCTGA
- a CDS encoding methylated-DNA--[protein]-cysteine S-methyltransferase, with the protein MFVIETPIGPLGVTVDGPAVVGVRFAARPGPSTEHPAVEQLRDYFSGALTDFTVPFELRGGSEFERAVWGEIAKIPYGEMITYGAIATALGDPGAARAVGTACNRNPIPVIVPCHRVVGAGGKMVGFGGGLDRKRILLEIEARVALQKAWS; encoded by the coding sequence ATGTTCGTCATCGAGACGCCGATCGGCCCGCTCGGTGTGACCGTCGACGGCCCGGCCGTGGTGGGTGTGCGTTTCGCCGCCCGGCCGGGGCCGTCCACGGAGCATCCGGCGGTCGAGCAGCTGCGGGACTATTTCTCCGGCGCGCTCACCGACTTCACCGTGCCGTTCGAGTTGCGCGGCGGGTCGGAGTTCGAGCGGGCCGTCTGGGGCGAGATCGCGAAGATCCCCTACGGCGAGATGATCACCTATGGGGCGATCGCCACGGCGCTGGGCGATCCGGGTGCGGCCCGCGCGGTCGGCACGGCCTGCAACCGCAATCCGATCCCGGTGATCGTCCCCTGCCACCGGGTGGTCGGCGCCGGCGGCAAGATGGTCGGCTTCGGCGGCGGCCTCGACCGCAAACGGATCCTGCTCGAGATCGAGGCCCGGGTCGCGCTGCAGAAGGCTTGGAGCTGA
- a CDS encoding CCA tRNA nucleotidyltransferase, translating into MSVLNSAQQKAVAELLRVSPVADELGRRFAAAGHELHLVGGSVRDALLGSLGDDLDFCTDAHPEQTLTVVNGWADAIWETGREFGTIGIQKNGLRIEITTFRAEAYDGVTRNPVVSYGTSLLDDLSRRDFTINAMAVSVPGHEFTDPFGGLRDLAARVIRTPAAPQVSFGDDPLRMLRAARFAAKLRFTVDPAVVTTMSDMATDLDRITAERIRDEFTKLMSSADPLAGLRLLVDTGLADRFLPEISGLKLEIDEHAQHKDVYEHTLIVVSNAMRLEGDESPDFVLRMAALMHDIGKPATKAVGRDGRVSFHHHEVVGARLTKQRMKAMKYPKDVTGEVVGLVALHLRFYGYGRGEWTDSAVRRYVTDAGPLLSRLHKLTRSDVTTRNRRKAAQLAADYDALEVRIDRIAAEEDLAKVRPDLDGNAIMELLGVPPGPIVGQAWRFLKELRLDHGPLDRDEAEAELFKWAREQGHIS; encoded by the coding sequence ATGTCTGTTCTGAATTCCGCCCAGCAGAAAGCGGTAGCCGAGCTGCTCCGCGTGTCCCCCGTCGCCGACGAGCTCGGGCGGCGGTTCGCCGCCGCAGGTCACGAGCTGCATCTGGTCGGCGGTTCGGTCCGCGACGCGCTGCTCGGCAGCCTCGGCGACGACCTCGATTTCTGCACCGACGCCCATCCCGAGCAGACCCTCACCGTGGTGAACGGGTGGGCCGACGCGATCTGGGAGACCGGGCGCGAGTTCGGCACGATCGGCATCCAGAAGAACGGGCTGCGGATCGAGATCACCACGTTCCGGGCCGAGGCCTACGACGGGGTGACGCGCAATCCGGTGGTGTCCTACGGGACGTCGCTGCTGGACGATCTGTCGCGGCGTGACTTCACGATCAACGCGATGGCCGTGTCGGTGCCGGGGCACGAGTTCACCGACCCGTTCGGTGGGCTGCGGGACCTCGCGGCGCGGGTGATCCGTACGCCGGCGGCGCCGCAGGTCTCGTTCGGCGACGATCCACTCCGGATGCTGCGGGCGGCGCGGTTCGCGGCGAAGCTCCGGTTCACGGTGGACCCGGCGGTGGTGACCACCATGTCGGACATGGCCACTGATCTCGACCGGATCACCGCGGAACGGATCCGGGACGAGTTCACCAAGCTGATGTCCAGCGCCGACCCGCTCGCCGGGCTGCGGCTGCTCGTCGACACCGGGCTGGCCGACCGCTTCCTGCCCGAGATCTCCGGCCTGAAACTGGAGATCGACGAGCACGCACAGCACAAGGACGTCTACGAGCACACGCTGATCGTGGTGAGCAACGCGATGCGGCTCGAAGGCGACGAGAGCCCGGACTTCGTGCTCCGGATGGCCGCGCTCATGCACGACATCGGCAAGCCCGCCACCAAGGCGGTCGGGCGCGACGGCCGGGTCAGCTTCCACCACCACGAGGTGGTCGGCGCGCGGCTCACCAAGCAGCGGATGAAAGCCATGAAATACCCCAAGGACGTGACCGGCGAGGTGGTCGGGCTGGTCGCCCTCCACCTTCGTTTCTACGGGTACGGGCGGGGCGAGTGGACCGACTCGGCCGTCCGGCGGTATGTGACCGACGCCGGCCCGCTGCTGTCCCGGCTGCACAAGCTGACCCGTTCCGACGTCACCACCCGAAACCGGCGCAAGGCCGCCCAGCTGGCCGCGGACTACGACGCGCTGGAGGTGCGGATCGACCGGATCGCGGCCGAGGAGGACCTCGCCAAGGTCCGCCCCGACCTGGACGGCAACGCGATCATGGAGCTGCTCGGCGTGCCGCCGGGCCCGATCGTGGGTCAGGCGTGGCGCTTCCTGAAGGAGCTCCGTCTCGACCACGGGCCGCTCGACCGGGACGAAGCCGAGGCGGAGCTCTTCAAGTGGGCCCGGGAGCAGGGCCACATCTCCTGA
- the murJ gene encoding murein biosynthesis integral membrane protein MurJ: MNGGLYRSTHATPDGQPPAQEGVTVVSVDAPDPEQQRPAAPEGGSTTGQSAIMAIGSLVSRLIGFVRNAMIGMALGGYVGSAFTSAQFLPGQIYELLLGGILSSVLIPLLVRRRKADPDGGQEFTQKLLTFAVVMLGIATLLVVAGAPLITAIQASAKTPDAYRDLVTNFAYLILPIIFFTGVSALIGAVLNVRGHFAAPMWAPILNNIVVIAVCGVFLMAFGSEQELTPENISPGAIALMGGGMLLGMVVQAIGLLPALRKVGFHWKWRWDPRSLGMREIGNLAGWMLCYVAANQVAVFAVARILNDVAGEKSPSTIGYNNVFLLIMMAHGIIGVSVMTALLPKMSAAAADGRYAEVSADLTRGIKLVSAALAPIVVAYAVLGAPIAVVLFEGGRITNDDALAMGTVLTVAAFAVLPLSISFLCTNAFYALQANKSAALINLPVVAVRILGYFVLAGLLEASLVAAGMTAANAISYLLSALISLAVLRRRIGRLDLGSVAGSLLRVVLAAGVAAAVGLLVVSLLPGSGEPDGRVEAIVQIAVGGAVILIAYLGTALLLRVHEVSQVVGMVRRKIGR, translated from the coding sequence GTGAACGGCGGCCTGTACCGCAGCACGCATGCGACACCGGACGGACAACCGCCGGCGCAGGAGGGCGTCACCGTCGTCTCGGTGGACGCCCCGGACCCGGAGCAACAGCGGCCCGCCGCACCCGAGGGGGGCAGCACCACCGGGCAGAGCGCGATCATGGCGATCGGCAGCCTGGTGAGCCGTTTGATCGGCTTCGTCCGCAACGCGATGATCGGCATGGCCCTGGGCGGCTACGTGGGCAGCGCCTTCACCAGCGCCCAGTTCCTGCCCGGCCAGATCTACGAGCTGCTGCTCGGCGGGATCCTCTCCAGCGTGCTGATCCCGCTGCTGGTGCGGCGCCGCAAGGCGGATCCGGACGGCGGCCAGGAGTTCACCCAGAAGCTGCTGACCTTCGCGGTGGTCATGCTCGGCATCGCGACGCTCCTGGTGGTGGCCGGGGCGCCGTTGATCACCGCGATCCAGGCCAGCGCCAAGACCCCGGACGCCTACCGCGACCTGGTCACCAACTTCGCGTACCTGATCCTGCCGATCATCTTCTTCACCGGTGTGTCCGCGCTGATCGGCGCGGTGCTGAACGTACGCGGGCACTTCGCCGCGCCGATGTGGGCGCCGATCCTCAACAACATCGTGGTCATCGCGGTGTGCGGGGTCTTCCTCATGGCCTTCGGCTCGGAGCAGGAGCTGACGCCGGAGAACATCAGCCCCGGCGCGATCGCGCTGATGGGCGGCGGCATGCTGCTCGGCATGGTGGTGCAGGCGATCGGCCTGCTGCCGGCGCTGCGCAAGGTCGGCTTCCACTGGAAGTGGCGCTGGGACCCGCGGTCGCTCGGGATGCGCGAGATCGGCAACCTGGCCGGCTGGATGCTCTGCTACGTCGCGGCCAACCAGGTGGCGGTCTTCGCGGTGGCCCGCATCCTGAACGACGTCGCCGGCGAGAAGAGCCCCAGCACCATCGGCTACAACAACGTCTTCCTGCTCATCATGATGGCGCACGGCATCATCGGCGTCTCGGTGATGACCGCGCTGCTGCCGAAGATGAGCGCGGCCGCCGCCGACGGCCGGTACGCCGAGGTCAGCGCCGACCTGACCCGCGGCATCAAGCTGGTCTCCGCGGCTCTCGCCCCGATCGTGGTCGCCTACGCCGTGCTCGGCGCGCCGATCGCGGTCGTGCTCTTCGAGGGCGGGCGGATCACCAACGACGACGCGCTGGCCATGGGCACGGTCCTGACCGTGGCCGCGTTCGCCGTGCTGCCGCTGTCGATCAGCTTCCTCTGCACGAACGCCTTCTACGCGCTCCAGGCCAACAAGTCGGCCGCGCTGATCAACCTGCCGGTGGTGGCGGTCCGGATCCTCGGGTACTTCGTACTGGCCGGGCTCCTCGAGGCCTCGCTGGTCGCGGCGGGCATGACCGCCGCCAACGCGATCTCCTACCTGCTGTCGGCGCTGATCTCGCTGGCCGTCCTGCGGCGCCGGATCGGCCGGCTGGACCTGGGTTCGGTGGCCGGCTCGCTGCTGCGGGTGGTGCTCGCCGCCGGTGTCGCGGCGGCCGTGGGCCTGCTGGTGGTCAGCCTGCTGCCCGGCTCGGGCGAGCCGGACGGCCGGGTCGAGGCGATCGTGCAGATCGCCGTCGGCGGTGCGGTGATCCTGATCGCCTACCTGGGTACGGCCCTGCTGCTGCGTGTTCACGAGGTGAGCCAGGTGGTCGGGATGGTTCGCCGGAAGATCGGTCGCTGA